The genomic window TAGAGTTATAAAAGATATGGGATTAAAAGAACCTTATGTGGGACTTTCTGAAATTCAAAAGGGAGATATAAAATCAGATATGGAATATTACTATGAAACATCTGAGCAAACTCCAACTATAATGGAATTAGGAATAAAATTATCAGAAGATAAAAAAACAGTTAAATTTGCTGGTGGATATATGATTCAATTATTTCCTGGAGCAGATAAAAAATTTATTGCTTCTATTATAGAAAAAATGGATGCAATTAGAAGTGTTACAGAATTATTTGAAGGTGGAATGGACTTAGAAAGAATCGTAAAACTTCTATATGAAGATATGTCTGATGAAAAATTAGAAAGAGTTGTAGAAGATTATGAAATATTAGAGGAGAGAGAAGTTTCATATTACTGTGATTGTAATAAAGATAAATATTACAGAGGACTTATAACTTTAGGTAAAAAAGAAATTCTTTCATTATTAGAAGAGCTTGATGGAGTTATTGAAACTCAATGTCAATTCTGTGAAAAGAAATATCAATTTACTAAAGAAGATTTTAAAGATTTATTTGAAGATAAATAATAATTGACATTATATAAAAAATATAGTATCATACTAAAATGAAAAA from Fusobacterium sp. FSA-380-WT-3A includes these protein-coding regions:
- the hslO gene encoding Hsp33 family molecular chaperone HslO, translated to MKSRIIRGVSKNARFFVVNSTDVVQKALDIHHCSPTSIAAFGRLLTAGLIMGASLKGDDLLSLITHTDGPVNNMVVTANAKGQIKGYLSNPQKDLPLKAITGQPDIENLIGKGSLRVIKDMGLKEPYVGLSEIQKGDIKSDMEYYYETSEQTPTIMELGIKLSEDKKTVKFAGGYMIQLFPGADKKFIASIIEKMDAIRSVTELFEGGMDLERIVKLLYEDMSDEKLERVVEDYEILEEREVSYYCDCNKDKYYRGLITLGKKEILSLLEELDGVIETQCQFCEKKYQFTKEDFKDLFEDK